A stretch of the Desulfobacter sp. genome encodes the following:
- the ylqF gene encoding ribosome biogenesis GTPase YlqF, whose translation MTIQWFPGHMLETKNQLKNSISKVDAILEILDARLPISSANPFVTRLGQGKAWLKVLNKTDLADPKVTQDWLEYFKSEQNIRAIATCGTQASQAEKALGQCVDQVVRNKARKAKVMVVGIPNTGKSTILNSLAGKKVAKTGNVPAITRHQQRTSLKNNIDIYDTPGILWPVIEPKERALALAASGAISDAAVDYHEIAFFAGTLLLERYPENLMTRYPFLDTLPKDSQELIESVGRFRGCLKKGGIINYQKASELMVRDLRSGKIGQISLETPKDIESANEISH comes from the coding sequence ATGACGATTCAATGGTTTCCCGGCCATATGCTGGAAACGAAAAACCAGCTTAAAAACAGCATTTCCAAAGTGGATGCCATTTTAGAAATCCTGGACGCAAGGCTGCCTATATCCAGTGCAAACCCTTTTGTTACTCGCCTTGGACAGGGAAAGGCATGGCTTAAGGTACTCAATAAAACAGATCTTGCAGACCCCAAGGTTACCCAGGACTGGCTTGAGTATTTTAAATCAGAACAAAATATCAGGGCCATTGCCACCTGCGGCACCCAGGCCAGTCAGGCAGAAAAAGCTTTGGGCCAATGTGTTGACCAGGTGGTGCGGAACAAGGCCAGGAAAGCCAAGGTCATGGTGGTCGGAATTCCCAATACCGGAAAATCCACCATTTTAAATTCCCTGGCAGGAAAAAAAGTGGCCAAAACCGGTAATGTACCAGCAATTACAAGGCATCAGCAGAGAACCAGCCTAAAGAACAATATTGATATTTATGATACACCGGGAATTTTATGGCCGGTGATTGAGCCCAAAGAGCGAGCCTTGGCCCTTGCAGCATCCGGGGCTATTTCAGATGCTGCCGTTGATTACCATGAAATCGCTTTTTTTGCAGGCACCCTTCTTCTTGAACGGTATCCTGAAAATCTTATGACCCGGTACCCGTTTCTGGATACCCTTCCCAAAGACTCCCAGGAACTCATCGAGTCCGTTGGCCGATTTCGGGGATGTTTGAAAAAAGGGGGAATTATAAACTACCAAAAAGCATCCGAACTTATGGTCCGGGATCTTCGGTCCGGCAAAATCGGACAGATCAGTTTAGAAACTCCAAAGGACATTGAATCAGCCAATGAAATCAGCCATTAA
- a CDS encoding ISAs1 family transposase, producing the protein MNEKKSLETFFDNIQDPRHHNKLHNLIDVVIIAICAVVAGADTYEQIENFGKKRKRWLSKFLSLPHGIPSHDTFGRIFERMNPNEFQSSFMHWVQSVAKMTKGQVIAIDGKTLRRSHDTSNDKKAIHMISAWASSNKVVLGQLKTEEKSNEITAIPNLLKLLDISGCIITIDAMGTQKKIAETIINKGCDYVLALKENHKTLHDEAVLFFNKMEEMKNQGYQFNEQTSVDGGHGRVETRRAVITSDIDWFEDKKSWKGLKSIGMIESTREMDGQISHEKRYYISSLDSDPNIFGNAVRRHWGIENSVHWVLDIAFREDESRVRKGNSPENFAAIRHIALNLLRNNKTFKGSVKTKRLNAAMDIKYLEEVMFG; encoded by the coding sequence ATGAACGAAAAAAAATCTCTTGAAACTTTTTTTGACAATATTCAGGACCCCAGACACCACAATAAGCTTCATAATTTAATTGATGTCGTCATCATCGCAATTTGTGCGGTAGTTGCTGGCGCAGACACTTATGAGCAAATTGAAAACTTTGGCAAAAAGAGAAAAAGGTGGTTGTCAAAATTTCTAAGCCTTCCCCATGGGATACCCTCCCATGACACCTTTGGCAGAATTTTTGAAAGGATGAACCCGAATGAATTTCAGAGCAGTTTTATGCACTGGGTTCAGTCGGTTGCAAAGATGACCAAAGGTCAAGTCATTGCAATCGACGGCAAAACTCTAAGGCGTTCACACGATACCTCCAATGATAAGAAAGCCATTCATATGATCAGTGCGTGGGCTTCGTCTAATAAAGTGGTTTTAGGGCAATTAAAAACCGAAGAAAAATCAAATGAAATTACGGCCATTCCAAATCTTTTAAAACTTTTAGATATCTCGGGCTGCATTATAACCATTGATGCCATGGGCACTCAAAAGAAAATCGCTGAAACCATAATAAACAAAGGGTGTGACTATGTCCTTGCCCTGAAAGAAAATCATAAAACCTTGCATGATGAAGCGGTACTTTTTTTCAATAAAATGGAAGAAATGAAAAATCAGGGGTACCAGTTTAATGAACAGACCAGTGTTGACGGAGGGCACGGTCGAGTCGAAACGCGCAGGGCTGTGATAACCTCTGATATTGATTGGTTTGAAGATAAAAAAAGTTGGAAAGGTTTGAAAAGTATTGGAATGATTGAATCCACCCGGGAAATGGACGGCCAGATCAGTCATGAAAAGCGATATTATATATCGAGCCTGGATAGCGACCCCAATATTTTTGGTAATGCTGTCAGGAGGCATTGGGGAATTGAAAATTCAGTGCATTGGGTATTGGATATTGCGTTCCGTGAAGACGAAAGCAGAGTCAGAAAGGGGAACTCTCCTGAGAATTTTGCAGCGATTCGGCACATTGCATTAAATTTATTACGGAACAATAAGACATTTAAAGGGAGTGTAAAAACCAAAAGGTTGAATGCTGCTATGGATATCAAATATCTGGAGGAAGTTATGTTTGGATGA
- a CDS encoding SidJ-related pseudokinase → MKAIFFKNARLLGALSGRGVFHTALIPLFHNRAQQLRRNDNGAYLWEHGGRLDQWLDSCQFPNFGASGPRDFEHLVQMNNSQKLRHYIGEHLLSFTLVIGSYFRNKAPDRRGKDEHQLPLDTRDLFSPPLFIELLSGVCKAYFKGLANKSMAPEFDLCSFELVEALIQVMGKDKDMEEVLRVHDQNQMSQTYFSQFLKQRGISTPPLKGKQDIVLETGPHLGGFNQAISVPELIDALFRFSAILVSTCFLNENKWKA, encoded by the coding sequence ATCAAGGCGATCTTTTTTAAAAATGCAAGACTGCTCGGGGCCCTGTCCGGAAGAGGCGTTTTCCATACCGCCCTGATCCCCTTGTTTCACAACAGGGCTCAGCAGCTAAGAAGAAACGATAACGGTGCGTATCTCTGGGAGCATGGAGGAAGACTTGATCAATGGCTGGACTCCTGTCAATTCCCTAATTTTGGCGCCTCGGGTCCCAGGGATTTTGAACACCTGGTTCAAATGAACAACAGCCAGAAGCTTCGGCATTATATTGGAGAGCATCTCTTGAGCTTTACCCTGGTCATCGGCAGTTATTTCAGAAACAAAGCCCCCGACCGAAGGGGCAAAGATGAACATCAGCTGCCTCTGGACACAAGGGATTTGTTTTCACCCCCATTATTTATTGAACTCCTGTCCGGAGTGTGCAAGGCCTATTTTAAAGGTCTTGCAAATAAATCAATGGCTCCTGAATTTGACCTTTGCTCTTTTGAATTGGTAGAGGCACTTATTCAGGTCATGGGAAAAGACAAAGACATGGAAGAGGTATTAAGGGTTCATGACCAGAACCAAATGAGCCAGACCTATTTTTCCCAATTTTTAAAGCAACGAGGCATTAGTACGCCTCCCTTAAAAGGCAAACAAGATATTGTCCTTGAGACAGGTCCCCATCTGGGCGGATTTAACCAGGCCATATCCGTTCCCGAACTCATTGACGCCTTGTTCAGATTTTCCGCAATATTGGTTTCCACCTGTTTTCTCAATGAAAACAAGTGGAAAGCCTGA
- a CDS encoding response regulator — protein MNKKVETRKSDQGLSGSDTICSSPVQRILVVDDEPSLRALLTSALARAGFTCEEACDAETAWDMILSQTVDAFDLIISDISMPGMDGMELLKKVKAHNPDIHFIIMTGYAAQYSYVDIMDAGASDYMTKPFNINSTLARINRIAREKSHLIELESANEQLRHAMDRANDLAEEAKEASLAKTFFLAAMSHEIRIPLNGIVGYTDMLMDTRLDTEQKAFLESARFPCDTLLSVVNDILDFSKVESGKMNLEQMAFDPEVLCFDTIDVVRTQVDESRVELLCRISDQVPAKVVGDPHRFRQILLNLLGNAVKFTPQGSISLGLDAIVLEQGNTLLKVDVSDTGIGIALENQDGIFEPFIQSEDAITSRYGGTGLGLAISRNIARKMGGDIWVESAKGKGSTFYFDAHVKTGQIVSSGRIRPARLKGKKILVMSTGEDASKVLAHLLVSAQVKADIKSLDELPQVLRGMDSPGAAFSDYDLGIIDFGKSIKPFARDITGLMNGTKPEDFPFKWMACSVPFPGIAKIFEKSGFKGFIPKPARKAPLLEMAAHMMGMIDEEKSQTAKASILTSHSISEKTKTDALILLVEDNPVNQKLAMLMMTRAGYQVEVAGNGQEALSAYRAVPSKFDLVLMDINMPVMDGFEACQRIRFYEKEKELNPVPVLALTANVLDDFKQRCKAVGMNDFLTKLIKREVVFSAIQKWVRQPDSKPIT, from the coding sequence ATGAATAAGAAAGTTGAAACCCGCAAGTCAGACCAGGGCCTCAGTGGGTCTGATACCATCTGTTCGTCTCCTGTTCAGCGGATTTTGGTGGTGGATGATGAACCCAGCCTTCGGGCCCTGCTGACCAGTGCGCTTGCACGTGCAGGCTTTACCTGTGAAGAGGCCTGTGATGCTGAAACGGCATGGGATATGATTCTTTCCCAAACCGTTGACGCATTTGATCTCATTATTTCAGATATCTCCATGCCCGGAATGGACGGGATGGAGCTGCTTAAAAAAGTCAAAGCCCATAATCCAGATATTCATTTTATCATCATGACCGGTTATGCGGCCCAGTATTCCTACGTGGATATCATGGATGCCGGGGCGTCGGACTATATGACCAAGCCCTTTAACATCAACTCCACCCTGGCACGAATCAATCGTATTGCCAGGGAAAAAAGCCATCTGATCGAGTTGGAATCGGCTAATGAGCAGCTGAGGCATGCCATGGACCGGGCCAACGATCTGGCCGAGGAAGCCAAAGAGGCCTCTTTGGCCAAAACTTTTTTTCTGGCCGCCATGAGCCATGAAATAAGGATCCCTTTAAACGGGATTGTCGGATATACGGATATGCTCATGGACACCCGCCTGGACACGGAGCAAAAAGCCTTTCTGGAGAGTGCCAGATTTCCCTGCGATACCCTCTTGTCTGTGGTCAATGACATCCTTGATTTTTCCAAGGTGGAGTCCGGCAAGATGAACCTTGAGCAAATGGCCTTTGATCCTGAAGTCCTTTGTTTTGATACTATTGATGTGGTCAGAACCCAGGTGGATGAATCCCGTGTAGAACTGCTTTGCCGGATTTCCGACCAGGTGCCGGCAAAGGTGGTGGGAGATCCCCACAGGTTTCGCCAGATTCTTTTGAATCTGCTGGGCAATGCTGTTAAGTTTACGCCCCAGGGCAGCATCAGTCTCGGTCTGGATGCCATCGTCCTTGAACAGGGAAACACATTGCTCAAGGTAGACGTCTCAGATACCGGAATTGGAATCGCCCTTGAAAATCAGGACGGGATATTTGAGCCTTTTATCCAGTCTGAAGATGCTATTACCAGCCGTTACGGGGGAACCGGTTTAGGTCTTGCCATCAGCCGGAACATTGCCCGAAAAATGGGCGGAGATATTTGGGTGGAGTCTGCCAAAGGCAAGGGGTCCACATTTTATTTTGATGCCCATGTTAAAACCGGTCAGATTGTTTCCTCAGGCAGGATCCGGCCGGCAAGGCTTAAGGGAAAAAAGATATTGGTGATGTCAACCGGAGAGGATGCATCCAAAGTTTTGGCCCATCTTCTGGTCTCTGCACAGGTAAAGGCCGATATCAAATCTTTGGATGAACTTCCCCAGGTTTTAAGGGGGATGGATTCTCCGGGTGCTGCCTTTTCTGACTATGATCTGGGGATCATTGATTTTGGCAAATCAATCAAACCCTTTGCCCGGGATATTACCGGGTTGATGAACGGCACGAAACCCGAGGATTTTCCCTTTAAATGGATGGCCTGTTCGGTTCCTTTTCCGGGCATTGCCAAGATATTTGAGAAAAGTGGTTTTAAGGGGTTTATTCCCAAGCCTGCCAGAAAAGCCCCGCTCCTTGAAATGGCTGCCCATATGATGGGTATGATTGATGAAGAAAAATCCCAAACAGCCAAGGCCTCTATTCTGACTTCCCATTCCATCTCTGAAAAGACCAAAACAGATGCCCTGATTCTTTTGGTCGAAGATAATCCGGTCAACCAGAAATTGGCCATGCTCATGATGACCCGGGCAGGATACCAGGTTGAAGTGGCCGGGAACGGACAAGAGGCCCTTAGCGCCTACCGGGCAGTACCTTCAAAATTTGATCTGGTGCTCATGGATATCAATATGCCGGTGATGGACGGGTTTGAGGCCTGCCAAAGAATCCGTTTTTATGAAAAGGAAAAAGAGCTTAATCCCGTACCGGTTTTGGCGCTGACGGCAAATGTTCTGGATGATTTTAAACAAAGGTGCAAAGCCGTGGGCATGAATGATTTTTTAACCAAACTCATCAAGCGGGAGGTGGTCTTTTCCGCCATCCAAAAATGGGTTCGCCAGCCGGATTCCAAACCCATCACCTGA
- a CDS encoding inositol monophosphatase → MISFIKRLAQNAGQICLKDQTALCPSDLKFKSPKNIVTAIDQKVEQFIIREIQSAYPGHGILGEETGSSNQDSPYRWIIDPIDGTTSFVHNQPFYAVSIGVEKNGQLILGAVYAPVFDQLFYGEKGKGAFLNDAPIKVSATKEMNQAVMATGFACLRSDLKKNNLGYFNKIVPKLRDIRRYGSAAMDLCYTACGRVDGFWEMNLNLYDIAAGALILKEAGGTVTDFSGKTNFPQQGIAAANGLLHPQLLNCLKE, encoded by the coding sequence TTGATATCATTTATAAAAAGACTGGCCCAAAATGCCGGTCAAATCTGCTTAAAGGATCAGACAGCACTTTGTCCAAGCGATCTGAAATTTAAATCCCCCAAAAATATTGTCACAGCGATTGATCAAAAAGTGGAACAATTTATTATACGTGAGATCCAATCCGCATACCCGGGCCACGGCATTTTAGGAGAGGAAACCGGTTCCAGCAATCAGGACAGCCCGTATCGGTGGATCATCGATCCCATAGACGGTACCACCTCTTTTGTTCACAACCAGCCTTTTTATGCTGTGAGCATCGGTGTAGAAAAAAACGGACAGCTCATCCTCGGGGCCGTATATGCCCCTGTATTTGACCAGCTCTTTTACGGTGAAAAGGGAAAAGGTGCCTTTTTAAACGATGCTCCCATCAAGGTGTCAGCCACAAAAGAGATGAACCAGGCCGTCATGGCCACAGGGTTTGCCTGCCTCAGGTCGGACCTGAAAAAAAACAACCTGGGCTATTTCAACAAAATCGTGCCCAAACTTAGGGATATCCGCAGGTACGGATCAGCTGCCATGGATCTGTGTTATACCGCCTGCGGTCGTGTGGACGGATTCTGGGAGATGAACCTCAACCTCTATGACATTGCCGCAGGCGCGCTTATCCTAAAAGAGGCCGGCGGTACGGTCACTGATTTTTCAGGAAAAACCAATTTCCCCCAACAGGGCATTGCTGCGGCCAATGGACTGCTGCACCCCCAATTATTAAATTGTCTTAAAGAATAA
- the guaA gene encoding glutamine-hydrolyzing GMP synthase, producing MIIVIDFGSQFNQLIARRVRENNVYCQVEPADISLEKIKEMNPTGIILSGGPSSIYEENAPFIDPAIFDLGIPVLGICYGMHYMVHALGGSIKRAEKREYGFAELQLKEPSPLFKDMDTQFQCWMSHGDSAKDLPQGFIVTASTDNTAIAAIANHEKKFFGLQLHPEVEHSINGALMIRHFLFDVCLCEQNWTMKSFSDGSIAQIKDAVKDKKVIMGLSGGVDSSVAATLIHKAVGKNLYCIFVDNGLLRHNEKEQLEISLTQNLDMNIKFVDAREKFISALKGVTDPELKRKIIGKLFIEVFDAEAKKIQGAEFLGQGTLYPDIIESKSAFGGPTSIIKSHHNVGGLPEEMNLKLIEPLQLLFKDEVRKLGLELGINEDLVWRQPFPGPGLAIRIMGDITEERLDILRDADTILLEEIRAAGLYRKLWQSFVVLLPVKSVGVMGDKRTFANCVAIRAVTSNDAMTADWAKLPHDLLGKVSNRIINEVDKINRVVFDITSKPPGTIEWE from the coding sequence ATGATCATAGTAATTGATTTCGGTTCACAATTTAATCAGCTTATTGCCAGGCGGGTCAGGGAAAACAACGTCTATTGCCAGGTGGAGCCTGCTGACATCTCCCTTGAAAAAATCAAAGAGATGAACCCCACAGGCATTATCCTGTCCGGCGGCCCTTCATCCATTTACGAGGAGAACGCTCCTTTTATTGATCCTGCAATTTTTGACCTGGGCATCCCGGTGCTGGGCATCTGCTACGGGATGCATTATATGGTTCATGCCCTAGGCGGCAGTATCAAGCGTGCTGAAAAAAGGGAATACGGATTTGCCGAACTTCAACTCAAAGAGCCAAGCCCTTTGTTCAAGGATATGGACACTCAATTTCAGTGCTGGATGAGCCATGGAGACTCGGCCAAAGACCTTCCCCAAGGGTTTATTGTAACCGCATCCACTGACAATACGGCCATTGCCGCCATTGCCAACCATGAAAAAAAGTTTTTCGGACTCCAGCTCCACCCGGAGGTAGAGCATTCAATCAATGGAGCATTGATGATCCGGCACTTTTTGTTTGATGTCTGCCTTTGTGAACAAAACTGGACCATGAAATCTTTTTCCGACGGTTCCATTGCCCAGATCAAGGATGCTGTAAAGGATAAAAAAGTGATCATGGGATTGTCCGGGGGCGTGGATTCATCCGTTGCCGCTACCCTGATCCACAAGGCCGTGGGTAAAAACCTATACTGCATTTTTGTTGACAACGGTCTGTTGCGCCACAATGAAAAAGAGCAACTGGAAATCAGCCTGACCCAAAACCTTGACATGAACATCAAGTTTGTGGATGCCAGGGAAAAATTCATATCTGCCCTCAAAGGGGTCACGGATCCCGAGCTCAAGCGTAAAATCATAGGAAAACTATTTATAGAGGTTTTTGACGCCGAAGCCAAAAAAATTCAAGGGGCAGAATTTCTGGGCCAGGGCACCCTGTACCCGGATATTATCGAATCCAAATCCGCATTTGGCGGTCCCACATCTATTATCAAATCCCACCACAATGTGGGCGGACTGCCCGAAGAGATGAACCTCAAACTCATAGAACCGCTTCAGCTTCTGTTTAAGGATGAGGTCAGAAAACTTGGACTTGAACTTGGAATCAATGAAGACCTTGTCTGGCGCCAGCCCTTCCCGGGTCCTGGCCTGGCCATCAGAATCATGGGAGATATCACCGAAGAACGACTTGACATCCTAAGGGACGCAGACACCATTCTTTTGGAAGAAATCCGTGCCGCAGGGCTTTACAGGAAACTCTGGCAATCCTTTGTTGTGCTGCTGCCGGTAAAAAGTGTCGGGGTCATGGGAGACAAAAGAACCTTTGCAAACTGCGTGGCCATCCGGGCGGTGACCTCTAACGACGCCATGACAGCAGACTGGGCCAAACTGCCCCATGATCTTCTGGGTAAAGTTTCAAACCGGATTATCAATGAAGTGGATAAAATCAACCGGGTTGTCTTTGATATCACCTCAAAACCTCCCGGAACCATTGAGTGGGAATAA
- the efp gene encoding elongation factor P, with translation MYLASDLRKGLKMDIDGDPHVIVGFEFKKPGKGQSLYKCRLKNMITGSQFERTYRSGDKFEKADLEEVEMEYLYADKDSWCFMNSSNYEQVFLTKDQLQDSTDLLKDNTVCTVLLHNGHPIGVTLPNFVVLEVVSAEPWAKGDTATGDTKPATLETGFEVQVPPFVNEGQMVRIDTRTRVYVERVNE, from the coding sequence ATGTATTTAGCCAGTGATTTGAGAAAAGGCCTTAAAATGGATATTGACGGTGACCCCCATGTCATTGTTGGATTTGAGTTTAAAAAGCCGGGCAAGGGCCAGTCCCTGTATAAATGCAGGCTGAAAAATATGATTACAGGATCCCAGTTTGAGCGGACTTACAGGTCTGGGGATAAATTTGAAAAAGCCGATCTTGAGGAAGTGGAGATGGAATACCTCTATGCTGACAAGGATAGCTGGTGTTTTATGAATTCATCAAATTACGAGCAGGTTTTTTTGACAAAAGACCAGCTCCAGGACAGCACTGACCTGCTCAAGGACAACACCGTGTGCACGGTATTGCTTCACAATGGACATCCCATCGGGGTAACCCTGCCCAATTTTGTTGTTCTGGAAGTTGTTTCGGCAGAACCCTGGGCCAAGGGCGACACGGCAACAGGCGACACAAAGCCTGCCACCCTTGAAACCGGGTTTGAGGTTCAGGTTCCGCCCTTTGTCAACGAGGGGCAGATGGTCAGAATCGATACCCGTACACGGGTGTATGTTGAACGGGTGAATGAATAA
- a CDS encoding transglycosylase SLT domain-containing protein, with protein sequence MSYFRAIGGILALLAMASPLLAKERVTQAIVRTHIPQLSQITRFTGDIRLCGLKIPYEDAQVRERLEKEVMLAAWNRPQVLLWLKRSQRYFFHIEKILKQENLPQDLKYVPVVESALRPHSRSGKGAVGYWQFLKSTGTRYGLRIDKRVDERRNLFKSTRAACLYLKKLHQEFGSYFLALAAYNMGEFGLDTGIQAQGTRDFFSLYLPLETQRYLLKIVAAKLIIENPEAYGFHLMPQDLYPVFSFSKINFSLNREVPLSLIARSAGISFKTLKDYNPEIRGYYLEGKDSSVLVPKEKEKGFKQNFTILRKAWEKKVTMKFHVVMPGESLIKIAKEYKMPLAALLRLNKFSYQKVIHPGDRLRVR encoded by the coding sequence ATGAGTTATTTTAGGGCCATTGGTGGGATCCTGGCCCTCCTGGCAATGGCTTCCCCCCTTTTGGCCAAAGAAAGGGTGACCCAGGCAATTGTGAGGACCCACATCCCCCAGTTGAGTCAAATTACAAGGTTTACAGGGGATATCCGTCTTTGCGGCCTGAAAATCCCGTATGAAGATGCCCAGGTAAGAGAACGCCTTGAAAAAGAGGTCATGCTTGCCGCATGGAACAGGCCCCAGGTCCTTTTATGGCTCAAACGATCTCAGAGATATTTTTTTCACATTGAAAAAATTCTCAAACAGGAAAATCTGCCCCAGGACTTAAAGTATGTGCCTGTTGTGGAAAGTGCTCTAAGGCCCCACAGCCGCTCCGGCAAGGGGGCTGTGGGGTATTGGCAGTTTCTCAAGAGTACGGGAACCCGGTATGGGCTTCGGATAGATAAGCGGGTGGATGAGCGCCGCAACCTTTTTAAATCCACCCGGGCGGCCTGTCTTTATCTAAAAAAACTTCACCAGGAGTTTGGTTCTTATTTTTTGGCCCTTGCAGCCTATAACATGGGCGAATTCGGTCTGGATACGGGAATCCAAGCCCAGGGAACCAGAGATTTTTTTTCCCTTTATCTGCCTTTGGAAACCCAGCGGTATCTGCTCAAGATCGTTGCTGCCAAATTGATTATTGAAAATCCCGAGGCCTATGGATTTCATTTAATGCCCCAGGATCTATACCCAGTGTTTAGTTTTTCAAAGATTAATTTTTCCTTGAACCGTGAAGTACCCCTGTCTTTGATCGCCAGATCTGCCGGCATATCCTTTAAAACCTTGAAAGATTATAACCCTGAAATCCGGGGATACTATCTGGAGGGAAAAGACTCATCAGTGCTGGTGCCCAAGGAGAAAGAAAAAGGATTTAAGCAAAATTTTACAATTTTGCGCAAGGCCTGGGAAAAAAAAGTAACGATGAAATTTCATGTGGTCATGCCGGGGGAGAGTCTCATCAAGATTGCAAAGGAATACAAGATGCCGCTGGCTGCCCTGCTTCGGTTGAATAAATTTTCATATCAAAAGGTGATTCATCCGGGAGACAGGCTGCGGGTTCGTTAA